From Kineosporia succinea, the proteins below share one genomic window:
- a CDS encoding ATP-binding protein yields MLSRNPPPDVLRHERGSWALPGLDQLTGTRETIISLCVRNPPIVVPPGSPHLAVLTHRMEIVCTELAGNALRHARQPIHIHLSSTASSWLIRVDDASPDLTPVVGHPTAEQIGGRGLSIVVSLASAAGWYVRESVKTVWAEVPDIPPAKLLARLREA; encoded by the coding sequence GTGCTCTCCCGCAACCCGCCCCCGGACGTGCTCCGCCACGAGCGCGGCTCCTGGGCCCTGCCCGGCCTGGACCAGCTGACCGGCACCCGCGAGACGATCATCTCCCTGTGCGTGCGCAACCCGCCGATCGTCGTCCCACCCGGTTCGCCGCACCTCGCCGTGCTGACGCACCGCATGGAGATCGTCTGCACCGAACTGGCCGGCAACGCCCTGCGTCACGCCCGTCAGCCGATCCACATCCATCTCTCGTCCACCGCGAGTTCCTGGCTCATCCGGGTCGACGACGCCTCCCCGGACCTCACGCCCGTCGTCGGTCATCCCACCGCCGAGCAGATCGGGGGACGGGGCCTGTCGATCGTGGTCTCCCTGGCCTCGGCCGCGGGCTGGTACGTGCGCGAGAGCGTCAAGACCGTCTGGGCCGAGGTCCCCGACATCCCGCCCGCGAAACTGCTGGCCCGCCTGCGCGAGGCCTGA
- a CDS encoding STAS domain-containing protein, with translation MTERTDDHTGGRGQRHLRVVGARTGQPGLSPRTEPGSSKGDVSVYENDGTVIVLLRGSIDMSQAQELEEAGGYAIEKDMPIEVDVRHVDLIDSVGISFLVRVAASIRAHGGSVVLCGPAPGVEELLTVAGASSLFVWAEGRLGPDGRATP, from the coding sequence ATGACTGAGCGCACGGACGACCATACGGGTGGTCGCGGTCAGCGGCACCTGAGAGTGGTCGGTGCCCGCACCGGTCAGCCGGGTCTGTCTCCCCGCACCGAACCGGGCTCCTCCAAGGGCGACGTCTCCGTCTACGAGAACGACGGCACCGTCATCGTGCTGCTGCGCGGCAGCATCGACATGAGCCAGGCCCAGGAACTCGAGGAGGCCGGCGGCTACGCGATCGAGAAGGACATGCCGATCGAGGTCGACGTCCGGCACGTCGACCTGATCGACTCGGTCGGCATCTCGTTCCTGGTGCGCGTCGCCGCCTCGATCCGCGCGCACGGCGGGTCGGTCGTGCTGTGCGGCCCGGCACCTGGTGTCGAGGAGCTCCTCACCGTCGCGGGCGCGTCCTCCCTGTTCGTCTGGGCCGAGGGCCGTCTCGGCCCCGACGGCCGGGCCACCCCCTGA
- a CDS encoding GAF domain-containing SpoIIE family protein phosphatase, with the protein MTDPTTPPAGQALADEQELSLSFDRYAQLVRDILGVPAATVSLVGEQTQSFLGAAGLPEPWQTQRWTPLVHSICLLVVDDSAPVAIPDARLDPRTSASPSITDLELVAYLGVPLVAGTQIVGALCAIDGVPRQWGEREIHILTGLSAACSAELVLRHTRAQALDRRREAETARAVAERHGQDAEVARHRSELQTVVFRESERHSRLLLALSETLAATSSVESVLEVVQEASAGYLDAETASFVLDEQPVLVTGRAPDDGRSLSAPLSGTLPGRLVLTWATEEAARPWRSSGEDEDGRDGTDGRDGTDGRRTQAQVEETISALAHFASMALDRAILLQERRSAAATLQHAMLTLLPPRPDASLAARYVPAASANQVGGDWYDAVTVPSPTGIAEDADLALIIGDVAGHDIGAAATMGQVRSVLRGLLVDRGLDQGVDPAAMISRLDTALTRLAMPTCSSLVLAVLHAPDDEGPGRRLTWANAGHPAPLRISADGRTQLLDEPTGLLLGIPLVLPRHTHETRLEPGDTLLLYTDGLIERPGRRLSAGQAQLMLSAASHHGLPVTEMLDRVLQDLISDDPDDDCAMLAIRLG; encoded by the coding sequence ATGACTGACCCGACGACCCCTCCCGCGGGGCAGGCACTGGCCGACGAGCAGGAGCTCTCGCTCAGCTTCGACCGGTACGCCCAGCTGGTGCGGGACATCCTGGGGGTGCCCGCCGCGACGGTGTCGCTCGTCGGCGAGCAGACGCAGAGTTTCCTGGGCGCCGCCGGCCTGCCCGAACCGTGGCAGACCCAGCGCTGGACGCCTCTGGTTCACTCGATCTGTCTCCTGGTGGTGGACGACTCGGCCCCGGTCGCGATTCCCGACGCCCGCCTCGATCCACGCACCAGTGCCAGCCCGTCCATCACGGACCTGGAACTCGTCGCCTACCTGGGGGTCCCGCTGGTCGCGGGGACGCAGATCGTGGGGGCCCTGTGCGCGATCGACGGAGTGCCCCGGCAGTGGGGCGAGCGCGAGATCCACATCCTGACCGGCCTGTCCGCGGCCTGCTCGGCCGAGCTCGTGCTGCGCCACACCCGCGCGCAGGCGCTCGACCGCCGGCGCGAGGCCGAGACCGCGCGGGCCGTCGCCGAACGTCACGGTCAGGACGCGGAGGTCGCGCGGCACCGCTCCGAGCTGCAGACCGTGGTGTTCCGGGAGTCCGAGCGCCACTCCCGCCTGCTGCTCGCTCTGTCCGAGACGCTGGCCGCGACCAGCAGCGTGGAGAGCGTGCTGGAGGTGGTGCAGGAGGCGTCGGCCGGGTACCTGGACGCCGAGACGGCCAGCTTCGTGCTCGACGAGCAGCCCGTGCTGGTGACCGGGCGGGCCCCGGACGACGGACGCAGCCTGTCCGCGCCGCTGTCGGGGACCCTGCCGGGGCGCCTGGTGCTGACGTGGGCGACCGAGGAGGCGGCCCGGCCGTGGCGCAGCTCGGGTGAGGACGAAGACGGGCGCGACGGCACCGACGGACGGGACGGCACCGACGGACGGCGCACCCAGGCCCAGGTCGAGGAGACCATCTCGGCGCTGGCCCATTTCGCCTCGATGGCCCTCGACCGCGCGATCCTCCTGCAGGAGCGCCGCAGTGCCGCCGCGACCCTCCAGCACGCGATGCTCACCCTGCTCCCCCCTCGCCCGGACGCTTCTCTGGCCGCCCGGTACGTGCCCGCCGCCAGCGCCAACCAGGTCGGCGGGGACTGGTACGACGCGGTGACGGTTCCCTCGCCGACCGGCATCGCCGAGGACGCCGACCTGGCCCTGATCATCGGGGACGTCGCCGGTCACGACATCGGCGCGGCCGCCACGATGGGGCAGGTGCGCAGCGTGCTGCGGGGGCTGCTGGTCGACCGGGGCCTGGACCAGGGCGTGGATCCGGCCGCGATGATCAGCCGGCTGGACACCGCCCTGACCCGGCTCGCGATGCCGACCTGCTCCTCGCTCGTGCTGGCGGTGCTGCACGCTCCCGACGACGAGGGGCCCGGGCGTCGTCTGACCTGGGCCAACGCCGGGCATCCGGCCCCGTTGCGGATCAGCGCCGACGGCCGTACCCAGCTGCTCGACGAGCCCACCGGCCTGCTGCTGGGCATCCCGCTGGTGCTGCCCCGGCACACCCACGAGACGCGGCTGGAGCCCGGCGACACCCTGTTGCTGTACACCGACGGGCTGATCGAGCGCCCGGGCCGGCGGCTGTCGGCCGGGCAGGCGCAGCTCATGCTCAGTGCTGCCTCCCACCACGGCCTACCGGTGACCGAGATGCTCGACCGGGTGCTGCAGGACCTGATCTCGGACGACCCGGACGACGACTGCGCGATGCTGGCGATCCGTCTGGGGTGA